The Romeriopsis navalis LEGE 11480 region ACTGACATCGTTCTAGCATCATTAATTGGGAGAAAAAATGACTGAGCTACAAACTAACTGGCCACATTATGTCATTGGCATTGTTATCTATCCCGGCATGACCACCCTGGACATAGTTGGTCCTCAGACAGTATTTGCTGGGTTGCCTAACGTTACAATTCATCGCGTTTGGAAAACGCTAGCGCCTGTTACGGGAGACGATGGCATGGTGATCCTGCCAGATACTACTTTTACAGATTGTCCGCCTGTCGATGTCATCTGTATCGGTGGCGGTCGTGGACAGAGCGCGATTATTGATGATACTGAACTGCTCAATTTTCTAAAGTTACAGGGCGAAAAAGCGAAGTTCGTAACCTCTGTTTGCGGTGGCTCTGAGTTTCTCGCTAAAGCAGGACTACTCAATGGCTATCGCGCTGCCACTCACTGGGCAGCACGCCCATTGCTAGCCAAGTTGGGTGTTGAAGTCGGCACGGAGCGAGTGGTCGTCGATCGTAATCGGATGACTGGCGGTGGTGTCACGGCCGGAATTGACTTTGGGCTAACAGTTGCTGAAGCACTCTATGACGAAGATGTTGCCAAGATTAGCCAGCTATTGATGGAATACGATCCAGCGCCGCCTTACGATGTAGGTTCGCCAGACAAAGCTGGGCCTGAGCTGATAGAGAAAGCTATCCTGTACATGGCCCAGACATTGGGTACAACTTTATGACTACTCATGGCCCTTCTGAGCAATTGTTTATCAGAGCAGATGATGCCAACATGATTAGCGCATCCGTTGCCTATGCATTGTCGTCTAACAGCCTCTAATATGTTGTAAGCAGTGAAGGTATCAAAGGTCTGATGCATTATCTGGGGCAATTTCAACCCCTTGAGACATTTGCATTACCTGCTGTTCAGTAATCAGACTATCTAATCCATCATAGGCGATACCTAAATCCTTACAGGATTGTTGCAAAGCGAGCTGAAAGGCGACGTTATCTGTACCATAGCCACACTGCTTTGTTGCGATTGTCAGCCCTAACTTTGCATTGCTCTTAGCACAATCAACTAGCGTGATACCGGTTAAAGGACTTTGTGCAGACATAAACCATTCCTTGATCAAAACTACGAAAAACTTGCAGGAGACTAGCTTAGCTAAATTAATGAGTTAAGTGTTTCCTACTTGATTCCAGCCTAGTGTGGATGCCTAATGGATGCTAGGGATTATATGCAGTTTCC contains the following coding sequences:
- a CDS encoding DJ-1/PfpI family protein, with protein sequence MTELQTNWPHYVIGIVIYPGMTTLDIVGPQTVFAGLPNVTIHRVWKTLAPVTGDDGMVILPDTTFTDCPPVDVICIGGGRGQSAIIDDTELLNFLKLQGEKAKFVTSVCGGSEFLAKAGLLNGYRAATHWAARPLLAKLGVEVGTERVVVDRNRMTGGGVTAGIDFGLTVAEALYDEDVAKISQLLMEYDPAPPYDVGSPDKAGPELIEKAILYMAQTLGTTL